One genomic segment of Pseudomonadota bacterium includes these proteins:
- the purQ gene encoding phosphoribosylformylglycinamidine synthase subunit PurQ: MKAAVITFPGSNCDRDMYETIESISGREVKKVWHADTDLPKGLDFIALPGGFSYGDYLRSGAMSAKSPIMNEVVKAAQKGTYILGVCNGFQILTEAGLLPGTLMRNKNLKFICKTVELTVENNDSEFTKTYHKGQHIQIPIAHHDGNFYTDEETLKEIEDNGRVAFRYTRENPNGSINNIAGVFSENKRILGMMPHPERAADEITGNTDGQALFEALISSMGN, from the coding sequence ATGAAAGCAGCAGTGATAACATTCCCCGGTTCAAATTGTGACCGTGATATGTATGAGACGATAGAAAGCATATCGGGAAGAGAAGTAAAAAAAGTATGGCATGCCGATACCGACCTTCCTAAGGGGCTTGATTTTATTGCCCTGCCGGGTGGATTTTCTTATGGTGACTATTTGCGTTCGGGGGCTATGTCGGCAAAGTCACCGATTATGAATGAAGTAGTTAAAGCGGCACAAAAGGGTACGTATATATTAGGAGTTTGTAACGGCTTCCAGATATTGACGGAGGCTGGTTTGCTACCGGGTACGCTAATGCGAAACAAAAACCTGAAGTTCATTTGCAAAACTGTTGAGCTAACTGTAGAAAATAACGATAGCGAATTTACAAAAACTTATCATAAAGGTCAGCATATACAAATTCCTATCGCTCACCATGACGGTAATTTCTATACCGATGAGGAAACCTTAAAAGAAATTGAAGATAACGGACGGGTTGCCTTCCGTTACACGAGAGAAAATCCGAACGGTTCAATTAATAACATAGCAGGTGTTTTTAGTGAGAATAAAAGGATTCTGGGCATGATGCCACACCCTGAACGTGCGGCAGACGAAATTACGGGCAACACCGACGGACAGGCATTATTTGAAGCGTTGATCAGCAGTATGGGAAATTAA
- the purL gene encoding phosphoribosylformylglycinamidine synthase subunit PurL has translation MAAEKQNVNFETAKEFGLSRSEYDKVLEIMGREPNLTELGIFSVMWSEHCSYKSTRIHLKKLPTKADWVICGPGENAGVIDIGDGQAAIFKMESHNHPSFIEPYQGAATGVGGIMRDIFTMGARPVANMNALRFGELSHPKTRHLLSGVVSGIGGYGNCMGIPTVGGECNFHKSYNGNILVNAMCVGLANADNIFYSAASSVGSPVVYAGAKTGRDGIHGATMASAEFDDDSEEKRPTVQVGDPFTEKLVMEACLELMATDSILSIQDMGAAGLTCSSLEMADKGGTGIELDLDKVPQREENMSAYEMMLSESQERMLMVIKPEKEDVARKIFEKWEIDFAVIGKITDTGRMVLKHKGEIVGDLPVSPLSEQAPIYDRPHKPTPKQKEIDFNDLKEPADINGILKKLLSDANLASKRWIWEQYDSQVGNDTIAASGSDAAVVRVHGTNKALAITTDCSPRYCYADPIEGGKQAVAESWRNITATGGKPLAITNCLNFGNPEKPEIMGQITGCLEGMGEACRELDYPIISGNVSLYNETNGVAIHPTPAIGGVGIIADAQKTMGNSFVNEGEQIIVIGETKGHLGSSIYLCEIEGREEGTPPPVDLKTEKKNGDFVRKLIADGKITSCHDISDGGLYVAVAEMTLKNDIGANLKIETDIAEFAYLFGEDQARYIITAKNSDAVDILYLANDENGIYAEEIGTTGGSSIKINGSSIKISEIKGIFEKVLPEYMG, from the coding sequence ATGGCAGCAGAAAAACAGAACGTAAATTTTGAGACGGCAAAAGAATTCGGATTAAGCCGTAGCGAATATGACAAAGTCCTTGAGATAATGGGGCGTGAGCCTAACCTTACCGAGCTTGGCATATTTTCTGTTATGTGGTCGGAGCATTGCTCATATAAATCAACCCGTATTCACCTGAAAAAGCTACCCACAAAAGCCGATTGGGTAATCTGCGGGCCGGGGGAAAATGCCGGTGTTATTGATATCGGTGACGGACAAGCCGCTATATTCAAAATGGAAAGCCATAACCACCCTTCATTTATCGAGCCTTATCAGGGTGCTGCAACGGGCGTAGGCGGTATTATGCGTGATATTTTCACTATGGGAGCAAGACCTGTCGCTAACATGAACGCCCTACGTTTCGGAGAATTATCCCACCCTAAAACCCGCCATTTACTATCGGGCGTAGTATCGGGTATCGGAGGATACGGAAACTGCATGGGAATTCCTACAGTTGGGGGGGAATGTAACTTCCACAAATCATATAACGGCAATATACTTGTAAACGCAATGTGCGTAGGGCTGGCAAACGCTGACAATATATTTTATTCGGCGGCATCTTCGGTCGGTAGCCCTGTTGTATATGCAGGAGCGAAAACAGGACGTGACGGAATTCACGGTGCAACAATGGCATCTGCTGAATTTGATGATGATTCCGAAGAAAAACGCCCTACCGTTCAGGTTGGTGACCCGTTCACCGAAAAACTTGTTATGGAAGCATGTCTTGAGCTTATGGCAACCGATAGTATCCTTTCAATTCAGGATATGGGAGCGGCAGGCTTAACATGTTCATCGCTTGAAATGGCAGATAAAGGCGGTACGGGAATTGAGCTTGACTTAGATAAAGTGCCGCAGCGTGAAGAAAATATGAGTGCCTATGAAATGATGCTTTCTGAAAGTCAGGAGCGTATGCTTATGGTAATAAAGCCTGAAAAAGAAGATGTTGCACGTAAGATTTTTGAAAAATGGGAAATTGATTTTGCGGTTATCGGAAAAATTACCGACACAGGTCGCATGGTTTTAAAACATAAAGGCGAAATAGTCGGTGACTTGCCGGTAAGCCCTCTTTCAGAGCAGGCTCCTATTTATGACCGTCCGCATAAACCCACTCCGAAACAAAAAGAAATCGACTTTAATGATTTAAAAGAACCGGCTGATATAAATGGCATTCTTAAAAAATTACTATCCGATGCCAACCTAGCCTCCAAACGCTGGATATGGGAACAGTATGACTCTCAGGTAGGAAACGACACTATAGCCGCCTCAGGCTCAGATGCCGCAGTCGTTCGTGTACACGGCACAAACAAAGCATTGGCTATAACAACCGATTGCTCTCCTAGATATTGCTATGCAGACCCTATAGAAGGCGGCAAACAAGCCGTTGCGGAAAGCTGGAGAAACATAACTGCAACAGGCGGAAAGCCGCTTGCTATTACTAACTGCCTGAATTTCGGCAATCCTGAAAAACCTGAAATAATGGGGCAGATTACAGGCTGTCTGGAGGGCATGGGCGAAGCGTGCCGTGAGCTTGATTATCCTATCATATCGGGCAATGTGTCATTATATAATGAAACCAACGGCGTTGCTATCCACCCTACCCCCGCTATCGGCGGTGTAGGTATAATTGCCGATGCACAAAAAACTATGGGCAATTCATTTGTAAACGAAGGCGAACAAATAATTGTTATCGGCGAAACAAAAGGGCATCTTGGTTCATCTATTTATTTGTGTGAAATAGAAGGAAGAGAAGAAGGTACGCCGCCTCCCGTTGACCTAAAAACCGAGAAGAAAAACGGTGATTTTGTCCGCAAGCTTATTGCAGACGGCAAAATAACCTCCTGCCACGATATATCCGACGGTGGGTTATATGTTGCCGTTGCTGAAATGACGTTAAAAAATGATATCGGTGCAAACTTAAAAATTGAAACCGACATAGCTGAGTTTGCATATTTGTTCGGAGAAGATCAGGCTCGCTATATAATAACCGCAAAGAACTCGGACGCAGTCGATATATTATATTTAGCCAACGATGAAAACGGTATATATGCCGAAGAAATAGGAACTACAGGCGGAAGTAGCATTAAAATAAATGGAAGCTCAATTAAAATCTCCGAGATTAAAGGGATTTTTGAGAAGGTCTTGCCCGAATATATGGGGTAA